The following coding sequences lie in one Halorarum halophilum genomic window:
- a CDS encoding DUF1850 domain-containing protein, with translation MSDRLGGRSLAFALATLLVLVAVGGAAAVQSERVLVVEDADTGERLLTEPVENGTTVTLAYDHSVEGSPVRDVYAVRGDRLVMTRMEFASYGWGFPAQANVTRENGSFVSRPDDVRLSELYVSPGDVADHRLLVGDETYDLVALSDGTVRIHLERRSTLQRLTP, from the coding sequence ATGAGCGACCGTCTCGGAGGGCGGTCGCTCGCGTTCGCGCTCGCCACGCTTCTCGTCCTCGTCGCCGTCGGCGGCGCCGCTGCGGTTCAGTCCGAGCGCGTCCTCGTCGTCGAAGACGCCGACACGGGCGAGCGACTGCTCACCGAACCGGTCGAGAACGGGACGACGGTGACGCTCGCGTACGATCACAGCGTCGAGGGGAGCCCCGTCCGCGACGTATACGCCGTCCGCGGCGACCGGCTCGTGATGACGCGCATGGAGTTCGCGTCGTACGGCTGGGGGTTCCCGGCGCAGGCGAACGTCACCCGCGAGAACGGGAGCTTCGTCTCCCGACCCGACGACGTGCGGCTGTCCGAACTGTACGTCTCGCCCGGCGACGTCGCCGACCACAGGCTCCTCGTCGGTGACGAGACGTACGACCTCGTCGCGCTCTCGGACGGCACGGTTCGGATCCACCTCGAACGCCGCAGTACACTACAGCGACTCACGCCATGA